Within Vicia villosa cultivar HV-30 ecotype Madison, WI linkage group LG1, Vvil1.0, whole genome shotgun sequence, the genomic segment ATTGGGAGTATTGACTGCATGCACTGGGAGTGGAAAAATTGTCCTAAATCATGGGAAGGACAATTTACTAGAGGGGATAAGGGAACCACCACAGTTATTCTTGAAGCAGTTGCATCTCATGACCTATAGATCTGGCATGCCTTTTTTGGATGTCCGGGAACGTTGAACGATATAAACGTTCTAGACCGGTCACCAGTGTTTGATGACGTGGAACAGGGAAAGGCTCAAAGTGtgaatttctttgtgaatcaacGTCCATATAATATGGCATACTATCTAGCTGATGGTATCTACCCTTCTTATCCAACTTTCGTCAAATCGATTAGACTTCCTCAAAGTGAACCCGATAAATTATTTGCAAAATTTCAGGAGGGATGTCGGAAGGACATCGAACGTGCATTTGGAGTGCTCCAAGCTCGATTTAAAATCATCCATGAACCAGCTCGCTTGTGGGACATAGCTGATTTGGGTATCATCATGAGGTCATGCATCATATTACATAATATGATTGTTGAGGATGAACGAGATTCATATTCTCAACGTTGGACCGATTTTGAGCAATCTGGGGAAAGTGGATCTAGTGCACCACAACCATACTCGACCGAGGTGTTACCCGCTTTTGCAAATCATGTGCGTGCTAGATCAGAGTTCCGTGATCCAAATGTTCATCAAGAATTGCAAGCCGATCTAGTGAAGCACATATGGACAAAGTTTGGAATGTTCCGTGATTGAATTATttgtgtgttgtattgcattttaaattatttgtatcgtactaattacgttacttgtgtgttgtattgcattttaaattatttgtaactgtttacggtgatttccggtaaacaaccgctagtcttccaaactataataaatatgatttggttacttgcaggatcgactagattgatcctaggacacatagtcaagaagattgttatcaatgtttgttcgaaccatattcattatttgtcttcttcaataagcgttgttcgattaacagaacaaatagtcttgacaatcactttgttacatataaatgtgacttcaacgaagtgacatgacataaaaaattaaaaggacaattgaaacgtaaagaatcttaaactgcagaaatataaaagactttgaaagtaaatagcatgaaagtaattcgaaagtaaatgacgttaaagtaaagatgcagaaacgtaaatggcaagaagtaaacgaaatgcagtaattctgaaagataaaaacaaaaagataataca encodes:
- the LOC131629060 gene encoding uncharacterized protein LOC131629060, which encodes MDLSQYHFDIAAYNQNREIEENYIVNRFRERRNKISEDNAPRSRKYLNRDHAAANQRLIDDYFANEPTYDDAMFRRRYRMKKNVFLRIVGDLSSSDNYFTQRVDAANKEGISPLAKCTTAMRMLAYGVAADAVDEYIKIGGTTTLECLRRFCKGIIRLYEQVYLIAPTQDDLQRILHVSEMRGFLGMIGSIDCMHWEWKNCPKSWEGQLNDINVLDRSPVFDDVEQGKAQSVNFFVNQRPYNMAYYLADGIYPSYPTFVKSIRLPQSEPDKLFAKFQEGCRKDIERAFGVLQARFKIIHEPARLWDIADLGIIMRSCIILHNMIVEDERDSYSQRWTDFEQSGESGSSAPQPYSTEVLPAFANHVRARSEFRDPNVHQELQADLVKHIWTKFGMFRD